One segment of Clostridium botulinum DNA contains the following:
- a CDS encoding DNA polymerase III subunit delta', with the protein MREIIGHERIINGFDLRKRSNTFSHANLIIGDDGIGKSLVANYLANSILGLKGDKEFVDIINYYPLSSSFGVDDIRNIIAEVSKKPFESDKKVLILHKCEKMTIQAQNALLKTIEEPPIGVHLILLSESLELILDTIKSRCQTYKLTPLSKGDITKYIESKYFDISIENKKAALAYSQGIPGKVEKFIEDGKLNDLRNILLDLLCDLENNNDNFVLKYKEILPSYKDKQSEVLNILISYIRDIMFLKELDSNDLVVNFDKLKEIRDISMRMSYKKLNSMLEYIKEARLSLNNNTNYSMTITVLLMGFAEV; encoded by the coding sequence TTGAGAGAAATTATTGGTCATGAAAGAATTATTAATGGGTTTGATCTAAGGAAAAGAAGTAATACTTTTTCTCATGCTAATTTAATTATTGGTGATGATGGGATTGGAAAAAGCTTAGTTGCAAATTATCTTGCAAATAGTATATTAGGATTAAAGGGTGATAAAGAGTTTGTAGACATTATAAATTATTACCCTTTATCTTCTTCATTTGGAGTAGATGATATCAGAAATATTATAGCTGAAGTATCTAAAAAACCTTTTGAAAGTGATAAAAAAGTTTTAATACTGCATAAGTGTGAAAAAATGACTATTCAAGCTCAAAATGCATTGTTAAAAACTATAGAAGAACCTCCAATAGGAGTACATTTAATACTACTTAGTGAATCACTAGAATTGATTTTAGATACTATAAAATCACGTTGTCAAACCTATAAATTAACACCATTATCTAAAGGAGATATTACTAAGTATATTGAAAGTAAATATTTTGATATAAGTATAGAAAATAAAAAAGCAGCTTTAGCATATAGCCAAGGTATTCCAGGAAAAGTTGAAAAATTTATAGAAGATGGTAAATTAAATGATTTAAGAAATATATTATTAGACTTATTATGTGATTTAGAAAATAATAATGATAACTTTGTTTTAAAATATAAAGAGATATTGCCTAGTTATAAAGATAAACAAAGTGAAGTCTTAAATATATTAATTTCTTATATAAGAGATATTATGTTTTTAAAGGAATTAGATTCTAATGATTTAGTTGTAAATTTTGATAAACTTAAAGAAATAAGAGACATATCAATGAGAATGTCTTATAAAAAGCTTAATTCTATGTTAGAATACATAAAAGAAGCAAGGCTTAGTTTAAATAATAACACTAATTATTCAATGACCATAACAGTATTGCTTATGGGATTTGCGGAGGTATAA
- the radA gene encoding DNA repair protein RadA, whose product MAKIKSTYICQQCGYEAPKWLGKCPSCNNWNTFNEEIKDDNKVVTSLKANNIVQNNQPKNIRDIKSGEKERYDTGIRELNRVLGGGLVKGSLTLISGDPGIGKSTLLLQTANNIALKYGKVLYVSGEESEEQIKIRGDRLGVNSENLFIISETNLDAISIYIEQINPNFVIIDSIQTVFKESVSSAPGSVSQVKECSNTIMRICKGKNIPFFLVAHVTKQGELAGPRVLEHMVDTVLYFEGERTEEYRILRTMKNRFGTTSEIGVFEMQQEGLIEVFDPSKIFLEDTSANQEGSVVVGVMEGTRPILIEIQALVSETKAPMPRRTAVGIDNQRLSLILAVLEKKLKVFFYNKDVYVNVVGGLNIDGTSADLGLALALISSVKSKEFKLDKTLIVGEVGLTGEIRPISSAERLVKEAEKLGFKNVIIPARNLDKIKTEDIKVIGIRYLIEAINKIF is encoded by the coding sequence ATGGCTAAAATAAAATCTACATATATATGTCAACAGTGTGGATATGAAGCTCCTAAATGGTTGGGGAAATGTCCATCCTGTAATAACTGGAATACTTTTAACGAAGAGATAAAGGATGATAATAAAGTAGTAACTTCATTAAAAGCTAATAACATAGTACAAAATAACCAACCTAAAAACATACGGGATATAAAATCTGGAGAAAAGGAAAGATATGATACAGGAATAAGAGAGCTTAATAGAGTTTTAGGTGGAGGATTAGTTAAAGGATCATTAACTTTGATTTCAGGAGATCCTGGAATAGGGAAGTCTACATTGCTGTTACAAACAGCAAATAATATAGCACTAAAATATGGTAAGGTCCTGTATGTTTCTGGAGAGGAATCGGAAGAACAAATAAAAATTAGAGGAGACAGATTAGGTGTAAATAGTGAAAACTTATTTATAATATCTGAAACAAACTTAGATGCTATTTCAATATATATAGAACAAATTAATCCTAATTTTGTTATAATAGATTCAATTCAAACTGTATTTAAGGAGAGCGTTTCTTCAGCACCTGGTAGTGTATCTCAGGTTAAAGAATGTTCAAATACGATTATGAGAATATGTAAGGGTAAAAACATACCATTTTTCTTAGTTGCACATGTAACTAAACAGGGTGAGTTAGCAGGACCAAGAGTCCTAGAACATATGGTAGATACAGTTTTATATTTTGAAGGTGAAAGAACAGAAGAATATAGAATTTTAAGAACTATGAAGAATCGTTTTGGAACTACTAGTGAGATTGGTGTATTTGAAATGCAACAAGAAGGTTTAATAGAAGTATTTGATCCATCAAAAATATTTTTAGAGGATACTAGCGCTAATCAGGAAGGTTCTGTAGTTGTTGGAGTTATGGAAGGAACTAGACCTATCTTAATAGAAATTCAAGCATTGGTAAGCGAAACTAAGGCACCAATGCCAAGAAGAACAGCTGTTGGGATTGATAATCAAAGATTAAGTTTAATATTAGCAGTTTTAGAAAAGAAGCTAAAAGTTTTTTTCTATAATAAAGATGTGTATGTTAATGTAGTAGGTGGACTTAATATAGATGGAACATCTGCAGACTTAGGATTAGCACTAGCTCTAATATCTAGTGTAAAATCTAAGGAATTTAAATTGGATAAAACATTAATAGTAGGCGAAGTTGGATTAACTGGAGAAATAAGACCAATATCATCAGCTGAACGATTAGTAAAAGAAGCTGAAAAACTTGGGTTTAAAAATGTAATAATTCCTGCAAGAAATTTAGATAAAATAAAAACAGAAGACATAAAAGTAATAGGTATTAGATATTTAATAGAAGCAATAAATAAGATATTTTGA
- a CDS encoding PSP1 domain-containing protein, producing the protein MIKVIGVRFKKAGKIYYFDPVNFTVKKEDYVIVETARGIEFGQCVIGIKEICEDEIVSPLKEVIRIADEKDIQKHKDNKGRENEALEICLKKIQEHGLKMKLIDVEYTFDNHKVIFYFTADGRVDFRELVKDLATIFKTRIELRQIGVRDEAKMIGGLGPCGRPMCCSTFLGDFASVSIKMAKEQNLSLNPTKISGICGRLMCCLNYEQSTYEDIRKRLPRVGSIVETIDGKGEVVGNLTVKESVKVKLKRGDEEVIDIYKIEDVKLISGSYEGSIDNSDIKLEIESEEDKKLIKELIKEEN; encoded by the coding sequence ATGATAAAAGTTATTGGAGTAAGGTTTAAAAAAGCAGGTAAAATCTATTATTTTGATCCAGTAAACTTTACTGTTAAAAAAGAAGATTATGTAATAGTTGAAACTGCTAGAGGAATAGAATTTGGTCAATGCGTAATAGGAATTAAAGAAATATGTGAAGATGAAATAGTATCACCTTTAAAAGAAGTTATAAGAATAGCTGATGAAAAAGATATTCAAAAACATAAGGATAATAAAGGCAGAGAAAATGAAGCTTTAGAAATATGTTTGAAAAAAATACAAGAACACGGATTGAAAATGAAGCTAATAGATGTAGAATATACTTTTGATAATCATAAAGTAATATTCTATTTTACAGCAGATGGAAGAGTAGATTTTAGAGAATTGGTTAAAGATTTAGCTACTATATTTAAGACTAGAATAGAATTAAGACAAATAGGTGTAAGAGATGAAGCTAAAATGATAGGTGGTTTAGGACCTTGTGGGAGACCTATGTGCTGTTCTACTTTTTTAGGGGACTTTGCATCTGTATCTATCAAAATGGCTAAAGAACAGAATCTTTCGTTAAATCCAACTAAGATATCAGGAATATGTGGAAGACTTATGTGTTGCTTAAATTATGAACAAAGTACTTATGAGGATATTAGAAAAAGACTTCCTAGAGTTGGATCAATAGTTGAAACTATTGATGGAAAAGGTGAAGTTGTAGGTAATTTAACAGTAAAAGAAAGTGTTAAAGTTAAATTAAAACGCGGAGACGAAGAAGTAATTGACATATATAAAATAGAGGATGTTAAATTGATATCTGGAAGTTATGAAGGTTCAATAGATAATTCAGATATTAAATTAGAAATTGAATCTGAAGAAGATAAAAAGTTAATAAAAGAGTTGATAAAAGAAGAAAATTAG
- a CDS encoding ATP-dependent Clp protease ATP-binding subunit has protein sequence MDFNKFTERTQSIILEAQIESQEFKHGYVGTEHLLLGLVKEKGNQSKILNEFGIDDEIVRDMISRYLGYGELQMPEDDILLTPRAKRLLDESFIEAKKFSHKNVSPEHILMALLNQEEGMAYTILKNLKLDFKEIKDKLFVFLNGQYVDENEEVKSPKSEKNKTPMLDKYGRDLTQFARDGGLDPVIGRDSENQRVLEILCRRIKNNPCLIGEPGVGKTAVIEGLAQRIVEGNIPEILRDKRIVSLDLTALLAGAKYRGEFEDRLKKVMLEIEKDKSIIIFIDEIHTIIGAGAAEGAIDASNILKPALSRGQIQCIGATTINEYRKHIEKDSALERRFQPVNVGEPSKDETLIILKGLRVKYEEHHNVNITEKALEAAVDLSDRYVTDRFMPDKAIDLIDEACAKVRIKNLIPPTNLKSMEDKIKEITKEKEECIRVQDFEKAADMRDIENNLKEELEALRKEWSDKNSNKLLNVDEEDIAEVVSAWTKIPAKKLTEKESEKLLKLENILEKRVIGQTEAVESIAKAVRRARVGIKDPNRPIGTFIFLGPTGVGKTELSKALAEAMFGDENSIIRIDMSEYMESNSVSKLIGSPPGYVGYDDGGQLTEAVRRKPYSVVLLDEIEKAHQDVFNILLQIMEDGRLTDSHGKVVNFKNTIVIMTSNVGAHQIKKQKAIGFNTSVDENSEYEKMKDNVLEELKRSFKPEFLNRIDDTIVFHKLKEEDLLDIVDLMLKSITKRLENKNIHLNFEKDSKKFLINKRVDLNYGARPLRRIITKEVEDKLSEEILLGNIKIGDRIKVNESKDNLVFTKLD, from the coding sequence ATGGATTTTAATAAATTTACAGAAAGAACTCAATCAATAATACTAGAAGCACAAATTGAATCACAAGAATTTAAACATGGATATGTAGGTACAGAACATTTATTATTGGGTTTAGTAAAAGAAAAAGGAAATCAATCTAAAATATTAAATGAATTTGGAATTGATGATGAAATAGTAAGAGATATGATAAGTAGATATTTGGGCTATGGTGAATTACAAATGCCTGAAGATGATATATTGTTAACACCTAGAGCAAAAAGACTTCTTGATGAAAGCTTTATAGAGGCTAAAAAATTTAGTCATAAAAATGTTAGCCCAGAACATATATTAATGGCATTACTTAATCAAGAAGAAGGAATGGCATATACTATATTAAAAAATTTAAAATTAGATTTCAAAGAAATAAAAGATAAATTGTTTGTATTTTTAAATGGTCAGTATGTAGATGAAAATGAAGAAGTTAAGTCTCCAAAATCAGAAAAAAATAAAACGCCTATGTTAGATAAATACGGACGAGATTTAACTCAATTTGCAAGAGATGGTGGATTAGATCCTGTTATTGGAAGAGATTCAGAAAATCAAAGGGTTTTAGAAATATTATGTAGAAGAATAAAAAACAATCCTTGTTTAATAGGTGAACCAGGAGTTGGAAAAACAGCAGTAATTGAGGGATTAGCACAGAGAATTGTAGAAGGTAATATCCCTGAAATACTAAGAGATAAGAGAATAGTTTCTCTTGATCTAACGGCATTACTTGCAGGTGCTAAATATAGAGGGGAATTTGAAGATAGATTAAAGAAGGTAATGCTTGAAATAGAAAAAGATAAAAGCATTATAATATTCATAGATGAGATTCATACAATAATAGGTGCAGGTGCAGCAGAAGGTGCAATAGATGCTTCAAATATATTAAAGCCAGCACTTTCTAGAGGACAAATTCAATGTATAGGTGCAACAACTATAAATGAATATAGAAAACATATAGAAAAGGATTCTGCATTAGAAAGAAGATTTCAACCAGTAAATGTTGGTGAGCCATCAAAAGATGAAACACTAATAATACTAAAGGGATTAAGAGTAAAGTATGAAGAGCATCATAATGTTAATATTACAGAAAAAGCATTGGAAGCTGCTGTAGATTTATCTGATAGATATGTTACAGACAGATTTATGCCAGATAAAGCTATTGATTTAATTGATGAGGCATGTGCTAAAGTTAGAATAAAAAATTTAATTCCTCCTACTAATTTAAAATCAATGGAAGACAAAATTAAAGAGATAACTAAGGAAAAAGAAGAGTGTATTAGAGTTCAAGATTTCGAAAAAGCAGCAGATATGAGGGATATTGAAAATAATTTAAAAGAAGAATTAGAGGCATTAAGAAAAGAATGGAGTGACAAAAATTCTAATAAATTATTGAATGTAGATGAGGAAGATATAGCAGAAGTTGTATCAGCGTGGACTAAAATACCAGCTAAAAAGCTTACAGAAAAAGAGAGTGAAAAATTATTAAAGCTTGAAAATATACTTGAAAAAAGAGTTATAGGTCAAACAGAAGCTGTTGAATCTATAGCTAAAGCTGTAAGAAGAGCTAGAGTTGGGATAAAAGATCCTAATAGACCAATAGGAACATTTATATTTTTAGGACCTACAGGTGTTGGTAAAACAGAACTTTCAAAGGCGTTAGCTGAAGCTATGTTTGGAGATGAAAACAGTATAATAAGAATAGATATGTCAGAATATATGGAAAGCAATTCAGTTTCTAAATTAATAGGTTCTCCTCCAGGTTATGTAGGATATGATGATGGTGGTCAATTAACAGAGGCTGTTAGAAGAAAGCCTTATTCTGTAGTACTTTTAGATGAAATTGAAAAAGCTCATCAAGATGTATTTAATATATTGCTTCAAATTATGGAGGATGGAAGACTTACAGATTCTCATGGAAAAGTAGTTAATTTTAAAAACACAATAGTTATAATGACTTCTAATGTAGGAGCACATCAAATAAAGAAACAAAAAGCAATTGGATTTAATACAAGTGTTGATGAGAATTCGGAATATGAAAAGATGAAAGATAATGTTTTAGAAGAATTAAAGAGAAGCTTTAAACCGGAATTCTTGAATAGAATAGATGATACTATAGTATTCCATAAATTAAAAGAAGAGGATCTCTTAGATATAGTTGATTTAATGTTAAAATCTATTACCAAAAGACTTGAAAATAAAAATATACACTTAAATTTTGAAAAAGATAGTAAGAAATTCTTAATTAACAAAAGAGTTGATTTAAATTATGGGGCAAGACCATTAAGAAGAATTATTACTAAAGAAGTAGAAGATAAATTAAGTGAAGAGATACTTTTAGGTAATATAAAAATTGGAGATAGAATCAAAGTAAATGAATCAAAAGATAATTTGGTTTTTACAAAATTAGATTAA
- a CDS encoding MBL fold metallo-hydrolase, which translates to MKLTWYGHSCFLITSNNGKRILIDPFDNSIGYNNDFLHSDIIVMSHNHFDHSFLKENDNNVKIINTTGVFDFDFIHIEGVSSFHDKCNGLKRGPNIIYTFTLDKLKICHLGDLGDIPLDLISTKLENVDILFVPIGGHFTLNGIEGAKISKLISPKYIIPIHYKTFKSMLYLDDAKNFLISMDNVKKINSNTITSDDLKLYKENSVLLLSPP; encoded by the coding sequence ATGAAGTTAACTTGGTATGGACATTCTTGTTTTTTAATAACAAGTAATAATGGTAAAAGAATACTAATAGATCCATTTGATAATTCTATAGGATATAATAATGATTTTCTTCATTCTGACATTATAGTAATGAGTCATAATCATTTTGATCATTCATTTCTAAAAGAAAATGATAATAATGTAAAAATTATTAATACTACTGGTGTTTTTGATTTTGATTTTATTCATATAGAAGGAGTTTCATCTTTTCATGATAAATGCAATGGTTTAAAAAGAGGACCTAATATAATATATACTTTCACATTAGATAAGTTGAAAATTTGTCATTTAGGGGATTTAGGGGATATTCCTTTAGATTTAATATCTACTAAATTAGAAAATGTAGATATTTTATTTGTACCCATAGGAGGCCATTTTACATTAAATGGTATTGAAGGGGCTAAAATAAGCAAATTAATTTCTCCTAAGTATATAATACCAATTCATTATAAAACATTTAAATCTATGCTTTATTTAGATGATGCTAAAAATTTTTTAATTTCTATGGATAATGTAAAAAAAATAAACTCTAATACCATAACTAGCGATGATTTAAAACTCTATAAAGAAAATTCTGTTTTATTATTATCTCCACCTTAA
- a CDS encoding protein arginine kinase encodes MKNWINEECNKEDIVINSNISLSRNLKEKPFSNKLNEIEARENAGFIYQIVKNELGEESCVYQLWNEDKELINSYLDKQLISKELIKNKDKTAFVLNNEQTLSVMINEDDHLKLKCITAGFDLETAFDNITKIDDKIEKRVHYAFDENLGYLTTSPTNLGTGMRAAVNIHLPALNFNDEINNFSKGLTQIGMDMKAIYEEGNKAYGNMYKISNQVTLGLTEEEIIDNLKGAVLNVISEEKKFREVLLTKCKYDIQDKVFRAYGILTSAILLSEKECTELLSSVRFGVELSLLDIPKNKLNKLLVYTRDSSLQNYLKRKLSNKELNYERAKFVRSTLA; translated from the coding sequence ATGAAAAATTGGATTAATGAAGAATGTAACAAAGAAGATATAGTTATAAATAGCAATATTTCTTTATCTAGGAACTTAAAAGAAAAACCTTTTTCTAACAAATTAAATGAAATAGAAGCAAGAGAAAATGCTGGGTTTATTTATCAAATTGTGAAAAATGAACTTGGAGAAGAATCTTGTGTTTATCAGTTATGGAATGAAGACAAAGAACTAATAAATAGTTATTTAGATAAGCAATTAATAAGTAAAGAGTTAATAAAAAACAAAGATAAAACAGCTTTCGTTTTAAATAATGAACAAACCTTAAGTGTTATGATAAATGAGGATGATCACTTAAAGTTAAAATGTATAACAGCAGGATTCGATCTGGAGACGGCATTTGATAATATCACAAAAATTGATGATAAAATAGAAAAACGAGTTCATTATGCATTTGATGAAAACTTGGGCTATTTAACCACTTCCCCTACTAATTTAGGAACAGGAATGAGAGCCGCGGTTAACATTCATTTGCCAGCTTTAAATTTTAATGATGAAATAAATAATTTTAGTAAAGGGTTAACTCAAATAGGTATGGATATGAAAGCCATATATGAAGAAGGAAATAAGGCTTATGGAAATATGTATAAAATATCTAATCAGGTTACACTAGGTTTAACTGAAGAAGAGATAATTGATAATTTAAAAGGTGCAGTGCTAAATGTTATTTCAGAAGAAAAGAAATTTAGGGAAGTTTTATTAACAAAGTGTAAATATGATATACAAGATAAAGTATTTAGAGCATATGGAATTTTAACATCAGCTATTTTACTCAGTGAAAAAGAGTGTACTGAATTATTATCTAGTGTAAGATTTGGAGTTGAATTATCTTTATTAGATATTCCCAAAAATAAATTAAATAAATTATTAGTATATACTAGAGATTCATCACTTCAAAACTATTTAAAAAGAAAACTTTCAAATAAGGAACTTAATTATGAAAGAGCTAAATTTGTAAGATCAACATTAGCTTAA
- a CDS encoding CtsR family transcriptional regulator: protein MAKLSDIIEEFIKEMFNDSVDNVVLIQRNELADQFRCAPSQINYVLTTRFTYNKGYLIESKRGGGGHIIIKQLDNGSSSRREEIINQSIGNTITYHNAVNIIDNLFESDIITEKECELMKIAINDRTLISVENRNKIRADIFKAMIMVILS from the coding sequence ATGGCAAAACTTTCAGATATAATTGAAGAATTTATAAAAGAAATGTTTAATGATAGTGTGGATAATGTGGTCTTAATACAACGAAATGAGTTAGCTGATCAATTTAGATGTGCACCATCACAAATAAACTATGTTTTAACAACTAGATTTACTTATAATAAAGGTTATTTAATTGAAAGTAAGCGTGGTGGCGGTGGCCATATTATTATAAAGCAATTAGACAATGGTAGTTCTAGCAGAAGAGAGGAGATAATAAATCAAAGTATAGGTAATACAATAACATATCATAATGCTGTAAATATAATAGATAATTTATTTGAATCTGATATTATTACAGAAAAAGAATGTGAACTGATGAAAATAGCTATAAACGATAGAACTTTAATTTCAGTTGAGAATAGAAATAAAATAAGAGCAGATATTTTTAAAGCGATGATTATGGTTATTTTATCTTAA
- a CDS encoding UvrB/UvrC motif-containing protein, with protein MLCEKCKKNEAKINLVKIVNGEKNEIWLCESCAKDISDIPFINSLNEIGGLQFENILTGFLNNLGDKKTKPKELICPKCKMNYTEFEKTGKLGCGECYNVFFEYIKPIVKRIHGNVKHVGKIPKFDGESLIKRKKIIKLKQDLQNAIKLEEYEKAAILRDEIKELEEFIFINSKDNKVFLIKEEKGNEKLD; from the coding sequence ATGTTATGTGAAAAATGTAAAAAGAATGAAGCTAAAATTAATTTGGTTAAAATAGTAAATGGAGAAAAAAATGAAATTTGGTTATGTGAATCTTGTGCTAAAGATATATCAGATATACCATTTATAAATTCTTTAAATGAAATTGGTGGATTACAATTTGAAAATATATTAACAGGCTTTTTAAATAATCTTGGTGATAAAAAAACAAAACCAAAAGAACTTATTTGTCCGAAGTGTAAAATGAATTACACTGAGTTTGAAAAAACAGGGAAATTGGGTTGTGGAGAATGCTATAATGTGTTTTTTGAATATATAAAACCTATAGTAAAGAGAATACATGGAAATGTAAAACATGTAGGAAAAATTCCTAAGTTTGATGGAGAATCTTTAATTAAAAGAAAAAAGATAATAAAATTAAAGCAAGATTTACAAAATGCTATTAAATTAGAAGAGTATGAAAAAGCAGCTATTCTAAGAGATGAAATTAAAGAATTAGAAGAATTTATATTTATTAATAGTAAAGATAACAAAGTGTTTTTGATTAAGGAGGAAAAAGGTAATGAAAAATTGGATTAA
- a CDS encoding glutaredoxin domain-containing protein: MIKIYSTSWCPACIKAKRYFDLKGLKYEEVNVADKHEDREEVFKASGQRSVPVIDISGNIIVGFDKKQIDDYVNR, translated from the coding sequence ATGATAAAAATTTATTCAACATCATGGTGCCCTGCTTGCATAAAAGCAAAGAGGTATTTTGATTTAAAAGGACTAAAATATGAAGAAGTAAATGTTGCAGATAAACATGAGGACAGAGAAGAAGTGTTTAAAGCATCAGGTCAAAGAAGTGTACCGGTAATAGATATATCGGGAAATATAATAGTTGGATTTGATAAAAAACAAATAGATGATTATGTAAATCGTTAA
- a CDS encoding glutaredoxin family protein, which produces MVKIYTTDSCPWCVKVKNYLKSKSVDFEELNVQEDMVAREDMVKKSKQMGVPVLDINDKIIIGFDKSSIDEALSK; this is translated from the coding sequence ATGGTAAAAATTTATACTACAGATTCTTGTCCATGGTGCGTTAAAGTTAAAAATTACTTAAAATCAAAAAGTGTTGATTTTGAAGAGCTAAATGTTCAAGAAGATATGGTTGCTAGAGAAGATATGGTGAAAAAATCTAAACAAATGGGTGTACCCGTATTAGATATAAATGATAAGATCATTATCGGATTTGATAAATCCTCTATAGATGAAGCTCTAAGCAAATAA
- a CDS encoding DUF362 domain-containing protein: MAFVINDSCVSCGACAGECPVDAISQGDAYYVIDADTCIDCGNCANVCPVGAPVQE, encoded by the coding sequence ATGGCATTTGTAATTAATGATTCATGTGTTAGCTGTGGAGCTTGCGCTGGAGAATGTCCAGTTGATGCTATAAGCCAAGGAGATGCATACTACGTTATTGATGCAGATACTTGTATCGATTGCGGTAACTGTGCTAATGTTTGCCCAGTTGGTGCTCCAGTTCAAGAATAG
- the trxB gene encoding thioredoxin-disulfide reductase produces the protein MDKQEKEIDLIVIGAGPAGLAAAIYGGRAKLDMIVLEEKIIGGQVKNSYTIENYPGFEKISGTELADIFQKQVESLGVIIDEFDLIENIELSDDKKIVETESYIYKPKAIIIATGASPKKLPVPEEARYEGKGVHYCAVCDGAMYEGKRIGVIGGGNSALEEAIFLTKFAEKVFVIRRHDYFNGEKSLIEEVLNNPKIEVLFNEDLVHLSGENFLEEVTIKNKNTNELSTLKLDAIFGYIGTEPKTNGLDKYLKLNKYGYIITNEDMETNITGIYAVGDVREKKYRQITTAVSDGTIALLNAEKYIVQKEKC, from the coding sequence ATGGATAAGCAAGAAAAAGAAATAGATTTGATAGTAATTGGTGCAGGTCCAGCTGGATTAGCAGCTGCAATTTATGGCGGCAGAGCAAAATTGGATATGATAGTTTTGGAAGAAAAAATAATAGGTGGTCAAGTAAAAAATAGTTATACTATTGAAAACTATCCTGGATTTGAAAAAATATCAGGAACAGAGTTAGCAGATATTTTTCAAAAACAAGTTGAGTCGTTAGGAGTAATTATAGATGAATTTGATTTAATAGAAAATATTGAGTTATCTGATGATAAGAAGATAGTAGAAACTGAAAGTTATATATATAAACCTAAGGCTATAATAATTGCAACAGGAGCTTCACCTAAAAAACTACCAGTTCCTGAGGAAGCAAGATATGAAGGCAAAGGTGTTCATTATTGTGCTGTTTGCGATGGTGCAATGTATGAGGGTAAAAGAATTGGAGTTATAGGTGGAGGCAATTCAGCGTTAGAAGAAGCAATTTTCTTAACTAAATTTGCTGAAAAAGTTTTTGTAATTAGAAGACATGATTATTTTAATGGTGAAAAATCTTTAATAGAAGAAGTGTTAAATAATCCTAAAATAGAGGTTCTATTTAATGAGGATTTAGTTCACTTAAGTGGTGAAAATTTTTTAGAAGAAGTAACTATTAAAAATAAAAATACAAATGAATTAAGTACATTAAAACTTGATGCTATTTTTGGATATATTGGAACAGAACCGAAAACAAATGGATTAGATAAATATTTAAAATTAAATAAATATGGATATATAATTACAAATGAGGATATGGAAACTAATATAACAGGTATATATGCTGTGGGAGATGTACGTGAAAAGAAATATAGGCAGATAACTACAGCAGTTTCAGATGGAACAATAGCTTTATTAAATGCTGAAAAATATATAGTGCAAAAGGAGAAATGTTAA